Proteins found in one Neurospora crassa OR74A linkage group II, whole genome shotgun sequence genomic segment:
- a CDS encoding feruloyl esterase B gives MLPRTLLGLALTAATGLCASLQQVTNWGSNPTNIRMYTYVPDKLATKPAIIVALHGCGGTAPSWYSGTRLPSYADQYGFILIYPGTPNMSNCWGVNDPASLTHGAGGDSLGIVAMVNYTIAKYNADASRVYVMGTSSGGMMTNVMAATYPEVFEAGAAYSGVAHACFAGAASATPFSPNQTCARGLQHTPEEWGNFVRNSYPGYTGRRPRMQIYHGLADNLVYPRCAMEALKQWSNVLGVEFSRNVSGVPSQAYTQIVYGDGSKLVGYMGAGVGHVAPTNEQVMLKFFGLIN, from the exons ATGTTGCCCAGAACATTGCTCGGGCTCGCCCTCACCGCGGCCACAGGCCTCTGTGCCTCGCTGCAGCAGGTGACGAACTGGGGCAGTAACCCAACCAACATTCGAATGTACACCTACGTCCCTGACAAGCTGGCCACAAAGCCCGCCATTATTGTGGCT CTCCACGGCTGTGGCGGCACCGCCCCTTCCTGGTACTCGGGCACACGCCTACCCTCCTACGCCGACCAATACggcttcatcctcatctatCCCGGCACGCCCAACATGTCCAACTGCTGGGGAGTTAACGACCCTGCTTCTCTCACGCACGGAGCCGGCGGCGACTCCCTCGGTATCGTTGCCATGGTGAACTACACCATCGCCAAATACAACGCCGACGCTTCGCGCGTCTATGTCATGGGCACCTCCTCGGGCGGCATGATGACCAACGTAATGGCCGCCACTTATCCGGAGGTCTTTGAGGCCGGGGCTGCGTACTCGGGCGTTGCGCACGCTTGTTTCGCCGGTGCTGCGTCGGCTACTCCCTTTTCGCCCAACCAGACCTGCGCCAGGGGACTGCAGCACACTCCGGAGGAATGGGGCAACTTTGTGAGGAATTCTTACCCGGGGTACACGGGACGTAGACCAAGGATGCAGATCTACCATGGCCTCGCCGACAATCTGGTATATCCAAGGTGTGCGATGGAGGCCCTGAAGCAGTGGTCGAACGTGCTGGGGGTAGAATTTTCGAGGAATGTCAGCGGAGTGCCGAGCCAGGCGTATACGCAGATTGTGTATGGAGATGGCAGCAAGCTGGTTGGGTATATGGGTGCAGGCGTGGGGCATGTGGCACCGACGAATGAGCAGGTAATGTTGAAGTTCTTTGGGTTGATCAACTAG